A single Blastococcus colisei DNA region contains:
- the hrcA gene encoding heat-inducible transcriptional repressor HrcA, translating to MAHDERRLEVLRAIVQDYVSTNDPVGSKALAERHDLGVSPATIRNDMAVLEEQGYITQPHTSAGRVPTDKGYRLFVDRLSAVKPLSVAERRAIERFLDGAVDLHDVLSRSVRLLAQLTRQVAVVQYPTLSRSAVRHLEVVQLAAARLMLVLITDTGRVEQRVVDIPVDVDAEAVAELRTLLNTAFVGVKLVDAGDKVPDLVETAPSHLRGLVATVSATLLETLVEPSEDRLVIGGTANLARGNALDFPGTFRPLLEALEEQVVVLRLMSQVDASTVLVRIGEENAHEALTGASFVSVGYGAGDRALGGLGVVGPTRMDYPMNMAAVRAVARYVGHLLAES from the coding sequence GTGGCGCACGACGAACGCCGCCTGGAAGTGCTCCGGGCCATCGTCCAGGACTACGTCTCGACCAACGACCCCGTGGGCAGCAAGGCCCTCGCCGAGCGGCACGACCTCGGCGTCTCCCCGGCCACCATCCGCAACGACATGGCGGTGCTGGAGGAGCAGGGCTACATCACCCAGCCGCACACCAGCGCCGGCCGGGTGCCCACGGACAAGGGGTATCGGCTCTTCGTCGACCGGCTGTCGGCGGTCAAGCCGCTGTCGGTGGCCGAGCGGCGGGCGATCGAACGCTTCCTCGACGGCGCCGTCGACCTGCACGACGTCCTGAGCCGCAGCGTCCGCCTGCTCGCACAGCTCACCCGCCAGGTCGCCGTCGTCCAGTACCCGACGCTGTCGCGCAGTGCCGTGCGCCATCTCGAGGTGGTGCAGCTGGCGGCCGCCCGCCTGATGCTGGTGCTGATCACCGACACCGGCCGGGTCGAGCAGCGGGTCGTCGACATCCCCGTGGACGTCGACGCCGAGGCCGTGGCCGAGCTGCGCACCCTGCTCAACACCGCCTTCGTCGGCGTGAAGCTGGTGGACGCCGGGGACAAGGTGCCCGACCTGGTCGAGACCGCCCCCTCGCACCTGCGGGGCCTGGTCGCCACGGTCAGCGCGACCCTCCTGGAGACCCTCGTCGAGCCCAGCGAGGACCGGCTGGTCATCGGCGGGACGGCGAACCTGGCGCGCGGCAACGCCCTCGACTTCCCGGGCACCTTCCGGCCGCTGCTGGAGGCGCTGGAAGAACAGGTGGTCGTCCTGCGGTTGATGAGTCAGGTGGACGCGAGCACGGTGCTGGTGCGGATCGGCGAGGAGAACGCCCACGAGGCGCTCACCGGCGCATCGTTCGTCTCCGTCGGCTACGGCGCCGGAGATCGCGCCCTCGGCGGGCTCGGGGTCGTGGGGCCCACGCGCATGGACTATCCGATGAACATGGCCGCGGTTCGCGCCGTGGCCCGCTACGTCGGCCACCTGCTGGCCGAGAGCTGA
- a CDS encoding 16S rRNA (uracil(1498)-N(3))-methyltransferase, translating into MTDVGAPELDGAPLFLLDALPEALDDGAELLVDGAEGRHAVEVLRLAPGERVRVGDGQGTVAEGDVVSAGAEGLRVAVRARFEVPEPDPGFVLVQALPKGDRGPLAVDLATELGVDRIVPWTAARCVTRWREDRVAKGVAKWRSTARAASKQSRRPRVPEVTEPMTTREVCGMLADVDLAVVLHEQARRPLSGLQIPQSGTIAVIVGPEGGLTDGEVVAFRAAGAEAVRLGPEVLRTSTAGAATLAALSMRTRWA; encoded by the coding sequence ATGACCGACGTCGGCGCCCCGGAGCTCGACGGCGCCCCGCTGTTCCTGCTCGACGCGCTGCCCGAGGCCCTCGATGACGGTGCAGAGCTGCTCGTCGACGGTGCCGAGGGCCGGCACGCGGTCGAGGTGCTGCGGCTCGCGCCGGGGGAACGGGTGCGGGTCGGCGACGGTCAGGGCACGGTGGCCGAGGGAGACGTCGTGTCGGCCGGAGCCGAGGGACTGCGGGTGGCGGTGCGCGCCCGCTTCGAGGTGCCCGAGCCCGACCCCGGGTTCGTCCTGGTGCAGGCGCTGCCGAAGGGCGACCGGGGCCCGCTGGCCGTCGACCTCGCGACCGAGCTCGGGGTGGACCGCATCGTGCCGTGGACGGCCGCGCGGTGCGTGACGCGCTGGCGCGAGGACCGGGTCGCCAAGGGCGTGGCCAAGTGGCGGTCGACCGCCCGGGCGGCGTCGAAGCAGTCGCGGCGCCCGCGGGTGCCGGAGGTCACCGAGCCGATGACCACCCGCGAGGTGTGCGGGATGCTCGCCGACGTCGACCTCGCCGTCGTGCTGCACGAGCAGGCCCGCCGGCCGCTCTCCGGGCTGCAGATCCCGCAGAGCGGCACGATCGCGGTCATCGTGGGCCCCGAGGGCGGGCTCACCGACGGCGAGGTGGTCGCCTTCCGCGCGGCCGGCGCCGAGGCGGTTCGCCTGGGCCCCGAGGTGCTGCGGACGTCGACGGCGGGAGCCGCCACCCTCGCCGCCCTGTCGATGCGCACCCGCTGGGCCTGA
- a CDS encoding enoyl-CoA hydratase-related protein, producing the protein MTGVTSDRVVQVDVLRGVATLTLDSPANRNALSRAMRAQLRAELSEALADDAVRAVVLDHTGRVFCSGMDLAEAAGGSVQDQGVREFPDLLELIWSSPKPVVAVVRGPARAGGVGLLAACDIVVAGASATFAFSEVRLGLVPAVISAVVRPRMVPHVAHRLMLTGQVFDADTAVVGGLVDLVVPDADVDAEVRAQLVHLTAGAPAALAETKRLLRAGTALEFDELLDLSARFFASEEGQEGIASFREKRPARWVPTTD; encoded by the coding sequence ATGACGGGTGTGACTTCCGATCGTGTGGTGCAGGTCGACGTGTTGCGCGGGGTCGCGACGCTGACCCTCGACTCCCCCGCCAACCGCAACGCCCTGTCCCGCGCGATGCGGGCGCAACTGCGGGCGGAGCTGTCCGAGGCGCTCGCCGACGACGCGGTACGGGCGGTCGTGCTCGACCACACCGGGCGGGTGTTCTGCTCGGGCATGGACCTGGCCGAAGCCGCGGGTGGCAGCGTGCAGGACCAGGGAGTCCGCGAGTTCCCCGACCTGCTGGAGCTGATCTGGTCGTCGCCGAAGCCGGTGGTCGCCGTGGTCCGCGGCCCGGCGCGGGCGGGCGGTGTGGGGCTCCTGGCCGCCTGCGACATCGTCGTCGCGGGTGCCTCGGCCACGTTCGCGTTCTCCGAGGTGCGGCTGGGCCTGGTCCCGGCCGTGATCTCCGCCGTCGTCCGGCCCCGGATGGTGCCGCACGTGGCGCACCGACTGATGCTCACCGGCCAGGTGTTCGACGCGGACACCGCAGTGGTCGGTGGCCTGGTCGACCTGGTCGTGCCCGACGCCGACGTCGACGCCGAGGTGCGCGCCCAGCTGGTGCACCTCACCGCCGGCGCTCCGGCTGCGCTGGCCGAGACCAAGCGCCTGCTCCGGGCCGGCACCGCCCTGGAGTTCGACGAGCTGCTCGACCTCTCGGCGCGCTTCTTCGCGAGCGAGGAGGGCCAGGAGGGCATCGCGTCGTTCCGCGAGAAGCGCCCCGCCCGCTGGGTGCCGACGACCGACTGA
- a CDS encoding TraR/DksA family transcriptional regulator translates to MSTSVDTTTPAGSHDRFRALLDEHRADSVRQREEALAECAQSVPDPVAQRRSADLLVTIGEIDAALARIEAGTYGRCTGCGSEIPEERLELRPFAGTCVACTAAR, encoded by the coding sequence ATGTCCACCAGCGTCGACACCACCACCCCCGCCGGCTCGCACGACCGGTTCCGCGCCCTGCTCGACGAGCACCGCGCCGACAGCGTCCGCCAGCGGGAGGAGGCCCTCGCCGAGTGCGCCCAGTCCGTTCCCGACCCGGTCGCGCAGCGGCGCAGCGCCGACCTGCTGGTGACCATCGGTGAGATCGACGCCGCGCTCGCCCGGATCGAGGCCGGCACGTACGGCCGGTGCACCGGCTGCGGGTCGGAGATTCCCGAGGAGCGCCTCGAGCTCCGCCCGTTCGCGGGCACCTGCGTCGCCTGCACCGCCGCGCGCTGA
- a CDS encoding branched-chain amino acid ABC transporter permease, whose translation MQQLLNGIFIGSIYALFAIGFTLVFGILDRLNLAHPAVFAASAFVGIELVERGGLSLWAALPIVFVFGAVLGLVIERLAFRPLKGRADAHFAGLISSIALAGMLIALLQWRYGPDTRRFPAGSFPDTRFDVAGAQVTLVQVVILAVSLALMVGLTYMVTRTRLGRGMRAVAENPTAARVLGVNVDRITAVTFAISSALGAVAGVLFAINVNTAQLGMGSAIELKGLAVIIVGGMGSLPGALIGGLALGLAEVFAVQYIGSSWRDVIAFGLLFVILLLRPQGLLGARKVREV comes from the coding sequence GTGCAGCAACTGCTCAACGGCATCTTCATCGGCTCCATCTACGCTCTGTTCGCGATCGGGTTCACCCTGGTCTTCGGCATCCTGGACCGACTGAACCTCGCCCACCCCGCGGTGTTCGCCGCCTCGGCATTCGTGGGCATCGAGCTCGTCGAGCGCGGCGGGCTCTCCCTGTGGGCGGCGCTGCCGATCGTGTTCGTCTTCGGTGCGGTCCTCGGGCTGGTGATCGAGCGGTTGGCGTTCCGGCCGCTCAAGGGCCGGGCCGACGCCCACTTCGCCGGGCTCATCTCATCGATCGCGCTCGCCGGCATGCTGATCGCCCTGCTGCAGTGGCGGTACGGACCGGACACGCGCCGCTTTCCGGCGGGCTCGTTCCCCGACACGCGGTTCGACGTCGCCGGCGCGCAGGTGACCCTGGTCCAGGTGGTCATCCTGGCCGTCTCGCTCGCGCTGATGGTCGGCCTGACCTACATGGTCACGCGGACCCGGCTCGGCCGGGGAATGCGTGCCGTCGCCGAGAACCCGACGGCGGCGCGTGTGCTGGGCGTGAACGTCGACCGGATCACCGCGGTCACCTTCGCCATCTCCTCGGCGCTGGGCGCCGTCGCGGGCGTGCTGTTCGCCATCAACGTGAACACCGCGCAGCTGGGCATGGGCTCTGCCATCGAGCTCAAGGGTCTGGCGGTGATCATCGTCGGGGGAATGGGCTCGCTGCCGGGTGCCCTCATCGGCGGGCTCGCCCTGGGGCTGGCCGAGGTCTTCGCCGTGCAGTACATCGGCTCGTCGTGGCGTGACGTCATCGCCTTCGGCCTGCTGTTCGTCATCCTGCTGCTGCGACCGCAAGGGCTGCTCGGCGCCCGGAAGGTGCGGGAGGTCTGA
- a CDS encoding oxygenase MpaB family protein, protein MGRRFEIRRCIEALDPAREFAEIYRLMGTHEFPWDLNQALSFALFRTYAVPSIGGLLARTGEFTQRTQKRYDDTVLILDAVLEHGPASDEGRTAIRRMNRMHRAYDIGNDDLRYVLATFVVLPIRWIDAYGWRRLTETERVASANYYRDLGRRMGIRDIPQTWQSFARCLDAYEREHFGVDAGARDVAESTLALLSTFPPNDRLPTALVRRISLAVMEAPLLDAFGFPHPHPVFRALVRGGLVARGRFVRFLPPRRTPFFARQLPQIRSYPHGYDVARLGTFPDGCPVPHPRPAVATLPSPERAG, encoded by the coding sequence ATGGGACGACGGTTCGAGATCCGCCGGTGCATCGAGGCCCTCGACCCGGCCCGGGAGTTCGCCGAGATCTACCGGCTGATGGGCACCCACGAGTTCCCGTGGGACCTCAACCAGGCGCTGAGCTTCGCGCTCTTCCGCACCTACGCCGTCCCGAGCATCGGCGGGCTCCTGGCGCGCACGGGGGAGTTCACCCAGCGGACGCAGAAGCGCTACGACGACACAGTCCTGATCCTCGATGCCGTCCTGGAGCACGGCCCGGCCAGCGACGAGGGCCGCACAGCGATCCGGCGGATGAACCGGATGCACCGCGCGTACGACATCGGCAACGACGACCTGCGGTACGTGCTGGCCACCTTCGTCGTCCTGCCGATCCGGTGGATCGACGCCTACGGGTGGCGGCGGCTCACCGAGACCGAGCGGGTCGCGAGCGCCAACTACTACCGCGACCTCGGCCGGCGCATGGGCATCCGCGACATCCCGCAGACCTGGCAGTCGTTCGCCCGCTGCCTGGACGCCTACGAGCGCGAGCACTTCGGTGTCGACGCCGGGGCCCGCGACGTCGCCGAGTCGACGCTCGCCCTGCTGTCGACCTTCCCGCCCAACGACCGCCTTCCGACGGCGCTGGTCCGGCGGATCTCGCTGGCCGTGATGGAGGCACCGCTGCTCGACGCCTTCGGCTTCCCCCACCCGCACCCGGTGTTCCGCGCGCTGGTCCGCGGCGGGCTCGTGGCGCGCGGCCGCTTCGTGCGGTTCCTCCCGCCCCGCCGGACGCCCTTCTTCGCCCGCCAGTTGCCGCAGATCCGCAGCTACCCCCACGGGTACGACGTGGCGCGCCTCGGCACGTTCCCGGACGGCTGCCCGGTCCCGCATCCTCGACCGGCGGTCGCGACGCTCCCGTCACCCGAAAGGGCCGGGTAG
- a CDS encoding ABC transporter substrate-binding protein yields MRTKLSTVAAAAAAVVVLASCSSDDGEGGSAASGELAGEGTGDSCSIEGEVPIGAVLSLTGAAASYGESQQRGLELALEQLNEKEGVTYDLTIEDDQTDPRQGITLFDEFVSQDVSLIIGPTLSNAAVQSDPIAQEAGVPVLGISNTAAGVTEIGDYIHRNSLTESAVIPQTIAKATEEYGLENVVVMYSNDDAFTESGYEAFAAALEEEGVEVSETITFSKSDTDFRALLTQAQQSEPDALIVSALIEAAIPLVTQARELGIDVPIIGGNGFNNPRLMADAGEAAEGVVVGAAWNSSSDNPENQAFLEDFQAAYDAQPDQFAAQAYTGLMLVDQAVRANCSADRESIKEALGELENIPTVLGEFSIDENRDAVHPAVVQVVQDGQFAVLE; encoded by the coding sequence ATGCGCACCAAGCTCAGCACCGTCGCCGCGGCCGCCGCGGCCGTCGTCGTCCTTGCCTCCTGCTCCTCCGACGACGGGGAGGGCGGCTCGGCAGCATCCGGCGAACTCGCGGGTGAGGGCACCGGTGACTCCTGCTCCATCGAGGGCGAGGTGCCGATCGGCGCCGTCCTCAGCCTGACCGGTGCGGCCGCCAGCTACGGGGAGTCCCAGCAGCGCGGTCTCGAGCTGGCCCTCGAGCAGCTCAACGAGAAGGAGGGCGTCACCTACGACCTCACGATCGAGGACGACCAGACCGACCCGCGTCAGGGCATCACGCTCTTCGACGAGTTCGTCTCCCAGGACGTCAGCCTGATCATCGGACCCACGCTCTCCAACGCGGCGGTGCAGTCCGACCCGATCGCGCAGGAGGCCGGCGTGCCGGTCCTGGGCATCTCCAACACCGCCGCCGGGGTCACCGAGATCGGTGACTACATCCACCGGAACTCGCTCACCGAGTCCGCGGTCATCCCGCAGACCATCGCCAAGGCCACCGAGGAGTACGGCCTGGAGAACGTCGTCGTCATGTACAGCAACGACGACGCGTTCACCGAGTCCGGCTACGAGGCGTTCGCTGCGGCGCTGGAGGAGGAGGGCGTCGAGGTCAGCGAGACCATCACCTTCTCCAAGTCCGACACCGACTTCCGCGCCCTGCTCACCCAGGCGCAGCAGAGCGAGCCCGACGCGCTGATCGTCTCGGCGCTCATCGAGGCGGCGATCCCGCTGGTCACCCAGGCCCGCGAGCTCGGCATCGACGTGCCGATCATCGGCGGCAACGGGTTCAACAACCCGCGGCTGATGGCCGACGCCGGAGAGGCCGCCGAGGGCGTCGTCGTCGGCGCCGCGTGGAACTCCTCGTCCGACAACCCGGAGAACCAGGCCTTCCTCGAGGACTTCCAGGCGGCGTACGACGCGCAGCCGGACCAGTTCGCCGCGCAGGCCTACACCGGTCTGATGCTCGTCGACCAGGCCGTGCGGGCCAACTGCTCGGCCGACCGCGAGAGCATCAAGGAGGCGCTCGGCGAGCTGGAGAACATCCCGACCGTGCTCGGCGAGTTCTCCATCGACGAGAACCGCGACGCCGTCCACCCGGCCGTCGTGCAGGTCGTCCAGGACGGGCAGTTCGCCGTCCTCGAGTGA
- a CDS encoding type II toxin-antitoxin system VapB family antitoxin, translating into MARSTSRRRSSCATVTPPRTGRRAVRRHVSRCGAWERYWHSHGQSARPAYVRPGGPSRGSRVCSPTLVDDGAGPARRLGWALRRPRTGQRAEVGSLIFKAVRDGRPYPDHGLSTRDWAMIPPRQVRMDTLTTTKKELALDALLADDSTFYGDLFPHAVQWHGDLYLEDGLHRALRAALQQRNVIHVRVLDLDALTPVQAPSGPATASIPAQPPVPNPRRV; encoded by the coding sequence ATGGCCCGGAGCACTTCCAGGCGGCGTTCGTCGTGCGCCACGGTGACACCTCCCCGTACCGGTCGACGTGCCGTGCGGCGCCATGTCTCCCGGTGCGGTGCCTGGGAGCGGTACTGGCACTCGCACGGGCAGAGTGCCAGGCCAGCATACGTCCGACCGGGCGGCCCGTCGCGTGGCTCGCGGGTGTGCTCACCCACCCTGGTGGACGACGGCGCCGGCCCGGCCCGGCGACTAGGGTGGGCCCTTCGGCGTCCCCGCACGGGGCAGAGAGCGGAGGTCGGTTCCCTGATCTTCAAAGCGGTACGTGACGGCCGCCCGTACCCCGACCACGGCTTGTCCACCCGGGACTGGGCGATGATCCCGCCCCGGCAGGTGCGGATGGACACGCTGACGACGACGAAGAAGGAGCTGGCGCTCGACGCGCTCCTCGCCGACGACTCCACGTTCTACGGCGACCTGTTCCCGCACGCGGTGCAGTGGCACGGCGACCTGTACCTGGAGGACGGTCTGCACCGCGCACTCCGGGCGGCCCTGCAGCAGCGCAACGTCATCCACGTCCGGGTGCTCGACCTCGACGCGCTCACCCCGGTGCAGGCGCCCTCGGGCCCCGCCACGGCCTCGATCCCCGCGCAGCCGCCGGTGCCCAACCCGCGCCGGGTCTAG
- the hemW gene encoding radical SAM family heme chaperone HemW, giving the protein MNTVLPLLPAATLPDSAPLAGSPGPDALPQSAREYLATTSFGLYVHVPFCATRCGYCDFNTYTSDELGPGANRAEYAGTAIAELRRAAETLGPDLPTVSTVFVGGGTPTLLPAGDLAAVLAEIHRLFPVSRDVEVTTEANPETVDRDYLARLREAGFTRVSLGMQSAAEHVLAVLDRRHTPGRAVEAAHEARAAGFEHVNLDLIYGTPGETDADWAASLDAVLSGPVDHVSAYALIVEEGTRLARRISRGELPMPDDDVLADRYEQADTTLRTAGFEWYEVSNWATSDAARCRHNELYWANANWWGIGPGAHSHVGGLRWWNVKHPAAYADRLTAGMSPAQDAELLGDADRALETIMLGLRLREGLPLGNLSDVGRARAVDSVARGLLDPEAHAAGRAVLTDRGRLLADAVVRDLTD; this is encoded by the coding sequence ATGAACACCGTCCTGCCGCTGCTGCCGGCCGCGACACTCCCCGACTCTGCGCCGCTGGCCGGGTCGCCCGGCCCCGACGCACTTCCGCAGAGCGCGCGTGAGTACCTGGCCACCACGTCGTTCGGCCTGTACGTGCACGTGCCGTTCTGCGCGACCCGCTGCGGCTACTGCGACTTCAACACCTACACCTCCGACGAGCTCGGCCCGGGCGCGAACCGCGCCGAGTACGCCGGGACAGCGATCGCCGAGCTGCGCCGCGCCGCCGAGACGCTGGGCCCGGACCTGCCGACCGTCTCCACCGTCTTCGTCGGGGGAGGGACGCCCACCCTGCTGCCGGCCGGCGACCTCGCCGCCGTCCTCGCCGAGATCCACCGCCTGTTCCCGGTGTCGCGCGACGTCGAGGTCACCACCGAGGCCAATCCCGAGACGGTCGACCGCGACTACCTCGCCCGGTTGCGCGAGGCCGGCTTCACGCGCGTCAGCCTGGGCATGCAGTCGGCCGCCGAGCACGTGCTCGCGGTGCTCGATCGCAGGCACACCCCGGGCCGGGCGGTGGAGGCGGCGCACGAGGCGCGGGCCGCCGGCTTCGAGCACGTCAACCTCGACCTCATCTACGGCACCCCGGGGGAGACCGACGCGGACTGGGCGGCCTCCCTCGACGCCGTCCTGTCCGGCCCGGTCGACCACGTGAGCGCCTACGCGCTGATCGTCGAGGAGGGCACCCGGCTGGCCCGCCGGATCAGCCGCGGCGAGCTGCCCATGCCCGACGACGACGTCCTCGCCGACCGCTACGAGCAGGCGGACACGACCCTCCGGACGGCGGGGTTCGAGTGGTACGAGGTGTCGAACTGGGCGACGTCGGACGCCGCCCGCTGCCGGCACAACGAGCTGTACTGGGCCAACGCCAACTGGTGGGGGATCGGGCCGGGCGCGCACAGCCACGTCGGCGGCCTGCGCTGGTGGAACGTCAAGCACCCGGCGGCCTACGCCGACCGGCTCACGGCCGGGATGAGCCCGGCCCAGGACGCCGAACTGCTCGGCGACGCGGACCGCGCGCTCGAGACGATCATGCTGGGGCTACGGCTCCGTGAGGGCCTGCCGCTCGGGAACCTGTCCGATGTCGGCCGGGCTCGGGCAGTGGACTCGGTCGCGCGCGGGCTGCTGGACCCGGAGGCGCACGCAGCCGGCCGCGCCGTCCTCACCGACCGCGGGCGGTTGCTGGCCGACGCCGTCGTCCGCGACCTCACGGACTAG
- a CDS encoding NAD(P)/FAD-dependent oxidoreductase, giving the protein MGGGGPRTASRGGGPRDVAVVGAGMVGLATAWFLQEGGASVTVYERDRVAAGASWGNAGWLTPTLAAPLPEPAVLRYGLKAVLDPSSPVYLPLRADAGLLRFLASFARHSTHGQWRRGMAAFVPLNEQALGTFDTLAVGGVTARTRRSEPFLAVYRSERQREGLLAELRGVQEAGQRDVRFSLVSGAEARAMEPVLTGEAGSALRISGQRYLNPPEFVDSLAAAVRARGGAIVEGEGVTDLTDTGDGVVVATGAGEQRHDAVVVATGAWLGALVQRFGVRQPVQAGRGYSFSVPVTRMPGGPLYFPVERVACTPLGDRLRIAGMMEFRRPEDALDHRRIEAVVDAVRPFLSGVDLDDRRDEWVGSRPVTPDGLPLLGGTTSPRVFVAGGHGMWGIALGPVTGMLLARTVLEGKAPQELRPFDPLR; this is encoded by the coding sequence ATGGGCGGAGGAGGCCCGCGGACGGCGTCGAGGGGCGGCGGACCCCGCGACGTCGCCGTCGTCGGCGCCGGGATGGTCGGCCTCGCGACCGCCTGGTTCCTGCAGGAGGGCGGAGCGTCGGTCACCGTCTACGAGCGCGACCGGGTCGCGGCCGGCGCTTCGTGGGGGAATGCCGGCTGGCTCACCCCCACCCTGGCCGCGCCGCTGCCGGAGCCGGCCGTTCTCCGCTACGGGCTGAAGGCCGTCCTCGACCCGAGCTCACCGGTCTACCTGCCGCTGCGCGCCGACGCCGGGCTGCTGCGCTTCCTCGCCTCGTTCGCCCGCCACAGCACGCACGGGCAGTGGCGCCGCGGGATGGCCGCCTTCGTGCCGCTGAACGAGCAGGCGCTCGGCACCTTCGACACCCTGGCCGTCGGTGGAGTGACCGCGCGGACGAGGCGCAGCGAGCCGTTCCTCGCCGTCTACCGGTCCGAGCGGCAGCGGGAGGGGTTGCTCGCGGAGCTGCGGGGCGTCCAGGAGGCCGGGCAGCGCGACGTCCGGTTCAGCCTCGTCTCCGGTGCCGAGGCCCGGGCGATGGAACCCGTGCTGACCGGCGAGGCAGGCTCGGCGCTGCGCATCTCCGGCCAGCGCTACCTGAACCCGCCGGAATTCGTGGACTCACTCGCCGCCGCTGTCCGGGCCCGGGGCGGCGCGATCGTGGAGGGCGAGGGCGTCACCGACCTCACCGACACCGGGGACGGCGTGGTCGTCGCCACCGGCGCGGGGGAGCAGCGGCACGACGCCGTCGTCGTCGCGACCGGTGCCTGGCTGGGCGCGCTCGTCCAGCGGTTCGGCGTCCGGCAGCCGGTGCAGGCGGGCCGGGGCTACAGCTTCAGCGTGCCGGTGACACGGATGCCGGGCGGACCGCTGTACTTCCCCGTCGAACGGGTGGCCTGCACGCCGCTCGGGGACCGGCTGCGCATCGCCGGGATGATGGAGTTCCGCCGTCCGGAGGACGCGCTCGACCACCGCCGGATCGAGGCGGTCGTGGACGCCGTCCGCCCGTTCCTCTCCGGCGTCGACCTCGACGACCGGCGAGACGAGTGGGTCGGCTCCCGGCCGGTCACCCCCGACGGCCTGCCGCTGCTGGGTGGGACCACTTCGCCCCGGGTCTTCGTCGCCGGCGGGCACGGGATGTGGGGGATCGCCCTGGGGCCGGTGACCGGCATGCTCCTGGCCCGGACCGTGCTCGAGGGGAAGGCGCCGCAGGAGCTGCGCCCGTTCGACCCGTTGCGCTGA
- the dnaJ gene encoding molecular chaperone DnaJ — MATDYFGVLGVARDASDNDIKRAYRKMARDLHPDVNPDPGAKERFQQVTRAYEALTDPDKRRIVDLGGDPFDPSGGGGASGFGGAGFGGLGDIMDAFFGGAATRGPRSRTRAGRDALIPVELELDETVFGITKDITVDTAVLCTVCTGAGTAPGTHPTTCTTCSGRGEVQSVQRGFLGQVVSSRVCPTCAGTGQVIPDPCRECGGDGRVRSRRTLQVKVPAGVEDGMRIRLTGQGEVGPGGGPAGDLYVEIHERPHDVFTRDGEDLHCRVTLPMTSAALGTTLSLKTLDGEEDLDIRPGTQSGSVLTLRAHGAPRLRGTGRGNLVVHVEVATPTRLDAEQEKLLRELAALRGEDRADANREAQGGLFSRVRDAFNGR; from the coding sequence ATGGCGACCGACTACTTCGGCGTGCTGGGCGTGGCCCGCGATGCCAGTGACAACGACATCAAGCGCGCCTACCGGAAGATGGCGCGGGACCTGCACCCTGACGTCAACCCCGACCCGGGGGCCAAGGAGCGCTTCCAGCAGGTCACCCGCGCCTACGAGGCGCTGACCGACCCCGACAAGCGCCGCATCGTCGACCTCGGCGGCGACCCGTTCGACCCGAGCGGTGGCGGCGGCGCCAGCGGCTTCGGCGGCGCCGGGTTCGGCGGGCTCGGCGACATCATGGACGCCTTCTTCGGCGGGGCGGCGACGCGCGGACCGCGCAGCCGCACCCGGGCCGGGCGGGACGCGCTGATCCCGGTCGAGCTGGAACTGGACGAGACGGTCTTCGGCATCACGAAGGACATCACCGTCGACACCGCCGTCCTCTGCACCGTGTGCACCGGTGCCGGCACCGCGCCGGGCACCCACCCGACCACCTGCACCACCTGCTCGGGCAGGGGAGAGGTGCAGAGCGTCCAGCGCGGCTTCCTCGGGCAGGTCGTCTCCAGCCGGGTCTGCCCGACGTGTGCAGGAACCGGCCAGGTCATCCCCGACCCGTGCCGGGAGTGCGGCGGCGACGGTCGGGTCCGCTCGCGGCGCACGCTGCAGGTCAAGGTGCCCGCGGGCGTCGAGGACGGCATGCGCATCCGGCTCACCGGCCAGGGTGAGGTCGGCCCCGGCGGCGGCCCGGCCGGTGACCTGTACGTGGAGATCCACGAGCGGCCGCACGACGTCTTCACCCGGGACGGCGAGGACCTGCACTGCCGCGTCACGCTGCCGATGACCTCGGCGGCCCTCGGGACGACGCTGAGCCTCAAGACCCTGGACGGCGAGGAGGATCTCGACATCCGGCCCGGCACCCAGTCCGGCAGCGTGCTGACCCTCCGGGCGCACGGGGCGCCCCGGCTGCGCGGGACCGGCCGCGGCAACCTGGTCGTGCACGTCGAGGTCGCCACCCCGACCCGTCTGGACGCCGAGCAGGAGAAGTTGCTGCGCGAGCTCGCGGCGCTGCGCGGAGAGGACCGGGCCGACGCCAACCGCGAGGCGCAGGGCGGGTTGTTCTCCCGGGTCCGCGACGCGTTCAACGGCCGCTGA